One segment of Leuconostoc lactis DNA contains the following:
- a CDS encoding dihydroorotate dehydrogenase has protein sequence MTQQRLAVKLPGLDLKNPIMNSAGAVYFGLEDMYGIEKTGALVTKTITMAQRAGNPQPWVINITSGVMNSVGLANPGVEQVMADLLPKITAKYAGELPVMASIAGESVQEYRDLAKLLSTTGHITAIEVNLSCPNVDRGGMAFGVDAQAAAEVITAVKTVTDLPIYAKLSPNVTDIKPIAKAVEAAGADGIVLINTVVGMRFDLNTRAPQLARGTGGMSGAAIHPIAVRFVYEVAQTVTIPVIGVGGIRTVDDALEMLMAGASAVQVGSVLAEKPDTMLDIIAALPEALDRYGFDDVQAVTNTFKNSQN, from the coding sequence ATGACACAGCAACGCTTAGCAGTAAAGTTACCAGGCTTAGACTTGAAAAATCCGATTATGAATTCAGCAGGGGCTGTATATTTTGGCCTGGAAGATATGTACGGGATTGAAAAAACAGGTGCCTTGGTGACAAAGACGATTACCATGGCGCAACGTGCAGGGAATCCACAACCTTGGGTTATTAACATCACCAGTGGGGTGATGAACTCTGTTGGTTTGGCTAATCCAGGTGTTGAGCAGGTCATGGCTGATTTATTGCCAAAAATTACGGCAAAATATGCCGGTGAACTCCCAGTGATGGCATCTATTGCAGGTGAATCCGTTCAAGAGTATCGTGATTTAGCAAAGTTGTTATCTACAACGGGGCATATCACGGCCATTGAGGTGAACCTATCATGTCCAAACGTGGATCGTGGGGGTATGGCCTTTGGGGTGGATGCACAAGCTGCAGCAGAAGTGATTACGGCGGTAAAAACTGTGACGGATTTGCCAATATATGCCAAGTTGTCACCTAATGTGACGGATATCAAACCGATTGCTAAAGCGGTTGAAGCAGCGGGTGCTGACGGCATTGTCTTGATTAACACGGTAGTAGGGATGCGCTTTGACTTGAATACCCGTGCGCCACAATTAGCACGTGGTACAGGTGGTATGTCTGGGGCAGCGATTCATCCGATCGCAGTCCGGTTTGTATATGAAGTTGCCCAAACTGTGACAATTCCAGTGATTGGAGTTGGTGGGATTCGCACAGTCGATGACGCCTTAGAAATGCTGATGGCTGGTGCGAGTGCTGTCCAAGTCGGTTCCGTGTTGGCCGAAAAACCAGACACGATGTTAGACATCATTGCAGCGCTGCCTGAAGCCCTCGATCGCTATGGTTTTGACGATGTGCAAGCCGTGACGAACACGTTTAAAAACTCACAGAACTGA
- a CDS encoding YneF family protein, translating into MNTGLSILIFVIGLVIGLIAGFFLARNAMKNYLAKNPPISEEMMKSMMMSMGQKPSQKKLAQMMAQMKQQSERAQKK; encoded by the coding sequence ATGAACACAGGACTTTCAATCTTGATTTTCGTTATTGGCTTGGTTATCGGCTTGATCGCAGGTTTCTTCCTTGCACGTAACGCCATGAAGAATTATCTTGCCAAAAACCCACCGATTTCAGAAGAAATGATGAAATCAATGATGATGTCAATGGGACAAAAGCCATCACAAAAGAAGTTGGCACAAATGATGGCACAAATGAAGCAACAAAGCGAACGTGCACAAAAAAAATAA
- the lexA gene encoding transcriptional repressor LexA, whose translation MAIKIQESKQLQVLRFIHEAQTNNGYPPTVREVGEAVGLSSSSTIHGHIERLVKKGYLLKDASKPRARAIEVTDLGLEALGVSTTPGRIPVLGQVTAGTPILAVEEEATEFFPIPDNLMQFDGDMFMLNVRGNSMVNIGILDGDKVIVRKQDNADNGDVVVAMNDDDEATVKRFFREADHFRLQPENDAMAPIILDSVTILGKVIGLYRDAIY comes from the coding sequence ATGGCAATCAAAATTCAAGAAAGCAAACAACTCCAAGTGTTGCGCTTTATTCATGAAGCGCAAACCAATAACGGTTATCCGCCAACGGTTCGCGAAGTTGGTGAAGCAGTCGGTCTCTCGTCTTCTTCTACAATCCACGGGCACATCGAACGCCTAGTGAAGAAAGGCTACTTATTAAAAGATGCTTCAAAACCACGCGCCCGTGCGATTGAAGTAACGGATTTAGGACTAGAAGCGTTAGGTGTGTCAACCACACCTGGTCGCATTCCTGTTCTTGGTCAAGTAACAGCCGGTACGCCCATTCTCGCGGTTGAAGAAGAAGCGACTGAGTTTTTCCCAATTCCAGATAACTTGATGCAGTTTGATGGCGATATGTTTATGCTCAACGTCCGCGGGAACTCAATGGTGAACATCGGTATCTTAGACGGTGACAAAGTCATTGTGCGTAAGCAAGATAACGCTGATAATGGTGATGTGGTTGTCGCAATGAATGACGATGACGAAGCCACCGTTAAGCGTTTCTTCCGTGAAGCCGATCATTTCCGGTTACAACCTGAAAATGACGCTATGGCACCCATTATTTTAGATAGTGTCACCATTCTTGGTAAAGTCATTGGCTTATACCGCGATGCCATTTATTAA
- a CDS encoding lysophospholipid acyltransferase family protein — MKFYDVLHGIVVGLIWTINGRIKYMHRDRLPVNDNYILVGPHRSWWDPVWYAVAAYPKHFIFMAKIELFKFPPLAWLIRSAGAFPVDRENVGPSVIKVPVRELKSGNRSLIMFPSGSRHSAELKSGTILIAKMSGKAIVPAVYQGPVKFSQLFKRNNTTINFGEPIVVDRKDKLDKENITKYTQMIQDAFDRLDQEINPDFVYVDPKREKK; from the coding sequence ATGAAATTTTATGACGTACTCCACGGCATTGTCGTTGGCTTGATTTGGACAATTAACGGTCGCATTAAATATATGCACCGTGATCGTCTCCCCGTCAACGATAATTATATCCTTGTTGGCCCTCACCGTTCTTGGTGGGATCCCGTTTGGTATGCCGTAGCCGCCTATCCCAAGCACTTCATTTTTATGGCAAAAATTGAATTGTTTAAGTTCCCCCCACTTGCTTGGCTCATCCGATCCGCTGGTGCGTTCCCTGTGGATCGTGAAAACGTTGGGCCCAGTGTGATTAAAGTCCCAGTGCGTGAATTGAAATCTGGTAACCGGTCACTGATCATGTTCCCTTCTGGTTCACGCCACAGTGCGGAACTCAAATCTGGCACCATCTTAATTGCCAAGATGTCTGGTAAAGCCATTGTACCGGCTGTGTATCAAGGCCCAGTTAAGTTTAGTCAACTTTTCAAGCGCAACAATACGACGATTAATTTCGGGGAACCGATTGTGGTTGATCGCAAGGATAAGTTGGACAAAGAAAACATTACCAAATATACACAAATGATTCAAGATGCGTTTGATCGCTTAGACCAAGAAATCAATCCTGATTTTGTCTATGTTGATCCAAAACGCGAAAAAAAATAA
- the pyrE gene encoding orotate phosphoribosyltransferase, translating to MTEYATQVANDLLKIGAVKFSPEAPFTWASGIKSPIYTDNRMTIGFPEVRQNIFKGLAELITTHYGDVEIIGGVATAGIPHAAWVAETLNKPMIYVRSKPKDHGAGRQTEGADVAGKKVVLIDDLISTGGSVLGAVEAVRKSGADVLGVVSIFSYELPAGVANFAQAGLTFQSLTTYSQLIDAAIARGDLNASQLATLKAWQQSPADWQA from the coding sequence ATGACAGAATATGCAACACAAGTCGCAAATGATTTATTAAAGATTGGGGCCGTGAAGTTTTCACCGGAAGCTCCCTTTACTTGGGCCTCTGGTATTAAAAGCCCAATTTATACGGATAACCGAATGACGATTGGCTTTCCTGAAGTTCGTCAAAATATTTTTAAGGGTTTGGCAGAACTCATTACGACCCATTATGGGGATGTTGAAATCATCGGTGGTGTCGCCACGGCTGGTATCCCACACGCGGCTTGGGTAGCCGAAACGTTGAACAAGCCCATGATTTATGTCCGCTCAAAGCCAAAAGATCACGGTGCCGGTCGGCAAACAGAAGGGGCTGACGTGGCTGGTAAAAAAGTGGTCCTCATTGATGATTTAATTTCAACTGGTGGGTCAGTTTTAGGTGCTGTTGAAGCGGTTCGCAAGTCAGGCGCTGACGTATTGGGTGTTGTCTCAATCTTTTCATATGAATTGCCCGCTGGCGTGGCTAACTTTGCACAAGCCGGATTAACATTTCAATCCTTGACAACCTATTCACAACTCATTGATGCTGCCATTGCGCGAGGCGATTTGAACGCCTCGCAATTGGCAACGTTAAAAGCATGGCAACAATCACCAGCTGATTGGCAAGCTTAA
- the pyrF gene encoding orotidine-5'-phosphate decarboxylase has protein sequence MTAPVFIALDFPDAASAQAFLVPFRDLPEQPAVKVGMELFYAAGPEFVRELRQQGFTVFLDLKLYDIPNTVGHAVARLAQLDVQYLTVHAAGGTKMLAQAVANKGANMKILAVTQLTSFSEAEMQATQQTPLSMADSVQHLAKLAYAAGVDGTISAPGEAGLIRAVTADDFLRITPGIRLAGDAADDQARITTPAVARESGATGLVVGRSITKAQTPVVAYQRVMAEWGNEA, from the coding sequence ATGACTGCACCTGTTTTTATTGCCTTAGATTTTCCGGATGCTGCCAGTGCGCAAGCGTTTTTGGTACCATTTCGTGACTTACCCGAACAACCAGCTGTGAAGGTTGGGATGGAACTGTTTTACGCAGCCGGACCAGAATTTGTGCGTGAATTACGCCAACAAGGCTTTACCGTCTTTTTAGATCTTAAACTTTACGATATTCCAAATACCGTTGGGCATGCTGTGGCACGCCTTGCGCAACTGGACGTGCAATATTTGACCGTTCATGCCGCTGGTGGGACCAAAATGTTGGCGCAGGCGGTTGCTAATAAAGGCGCCAACATGAAAATTCTGGCAGTCACACAACTCACCTCATTTTCAGAAGCGGAGATGCAAGCAACGCAGCAAACGCCATTATCAATGGCTGATAGTGTGCAGCATTTGGCGAAGTTGGCCTATGCCGCTGGGGTGGATGGCACGATTAGTGCGCCAGGGGAAGCTGGACTCATTCGGGCTGTGACGGCTGATGATTTCCTACGCATTACACCTGGCATTCGTTTGGCCGGTGATGCCGCTGATGACCAAGCACGCATTACAACACCAGCCGTTGCCCGCGAGTCAGGTGCCACGGGTCTGGTTGTCGGTCGTTCAATTACAAAAGCACAAACGCCAGTTGTTGCTTACCAACGCGTTATGGCAGAATGGGGAAATGAAGCATGA